One part of the Lapillicoccus jejuensis genome encodes these proteins:
- a CDS encoding type II toxin-antitoxin system VapB family antitoxin: MAINIKRERVQELAREAAERTGRSQTDAIETALERYLAELAADGDDRELRIDELLARVDAEMTPQTRAALLSDDLYDADGLPR; encoded by the coding sequence ATGGCCATCAACATCAAGCGCGAGCGGGTGCAGGAGCTGGCTCGGGAGGCGGCCGAGCGCACCGGCCGGTCGCAGACCGACGCGATCGAGACCGCGCTGGAGCGCTACCTCGCGGAGCTAGCGGCGGACGGCGACGACCGCGAGCTCCGGATCGACGAGCTGCTGGCCCGGGTGGACGCCGAGATGACCCCGCAGACGCGCGCCGCTCTGCTGTCGGACGACCTGTACGACGCCGACGGCCTCCCCCGGTGA